The following are encoded together in the Eriocheir sinensis breed Jianghai 21 chromosome 28, ASM2467909v1, whole genome shotgun sequence genome:
- the LOC127004633 gene encoding ubiquitin-associated domain-containing protein 1-like isoform X2, whose translation MLGWLKKRARGSIQARYISCLLRRDLGEADMFVAEPVQALLSHSLKLVVLNSEGRDYSLEVPADMTVEQVKKMAVGHFFNPLEAVGGDDRTSIEGCKSGGGGRSFRLVLVREARPLMEANSIQLEQLQDNDELLLVERREAPATTDSAPEDPAEVPTMAKISAVTANLPKGNYIHDIDGTHHSDDVELRRILVTMIEASVRLISADPDSEDIFNQILEKLERRHRPHVDRNALRQLTEMGFPEAKATKALQIRRNVMEAMEWLLEQGSMEEVEGDCIFGNARSDTGGSNSSLAATAVSTDASSTTTTTTTTLTTATSADSTSSPTNLTHINNDVPQDPAQRILNTFLQYRKKWFQPNPQALQGLLTMGFGEEESINALRLSGNKKKLACDVLLGTQSVVPDDQGLDRESPIISAILSSPVIQLALPKPKTLLALMMWYDSPTHPSMWLSDPDTHPFVSQVIRIYHAEKHSLNQSRLPPPAASSATSTDSSTSNSSTVSSSSAEPGILRNLNRPGVTSVPGAGVTSSYGFSVRSSEGQPHPQFSSSLTPGQFPQIFITVRNNSGSGAEQSPSLSNWFSNSALHRSSAPRTTPSALNPSQVARINPEEPMSHSGSPVRGSVPSRVGPEVPNGVSMNLVEPNSVYNMSVEQQSAADVEMEDSLADSQAMDTQ comes from the exons CTGGTGGTGCTGAACAGTGAGGGCCGTGACTATTCCTTGGAAGTTCCAGCAGACATGACAGTGGAACAGGTGAAGAAAATGGCAGTGGGTCACTTCTTCAACCCTCTGGAGGCAGTAGGAGGGGACGACCGAACATCCATTGAAGGCTGCAAGTCAGGAGGTGGGGGCCGCTCCTTCCGCCTGGTGCTGGTGCGGGAAGCAAGGCCCCTCATGGAAGCAAACTCCATTCAACTGGAGCAACTCCAGGATAATG ATGAACTGCTGTTGGTGGAGCGCCGTGAGGCACCAGCCACAACTGACTCAGCACCAGAGGACCCAGCGGAGGTTCCCACCATGGCCAAGATAAGTGCTGTGACTGCCAATCTACCTAAGGGGAACTACATTCATGATATTGATGGTACTCACCACTCAGATGAT GTTGAGCTCAGGCGCATCCTGGTGACTATGATAGAAGCCTCAGTACGCCTCATTAGTGCTGACCCCGATTCCGAAGACATCTTCAATCAAATCCTGGAGAAGCTGGAGCGTCGTCACCGCCCTCATGTAGATCGCAATGCTCTACGTCAGCTTACAGAAATGGGATTCCCTGAAGCCAAGGCCACCAAAGCTCTCCAGATCAGAAG AAATGTTATGGAAGCAATGGAATGGCTTTTGGAACAAGGGAGcatggaagaagtagaaggagactGTATATTTGGGAATGCCAGGAGTGATACTGGTGGCTCCAATTCAAGTTTGGCAGCAACAGCAGTCTCCACCGATgcttccagcaccaccaccaccactaccaccacacttACCACTGCCACCTCAGCTGACTCAACCTCTAGTCCCACCAACCTCACTCACATAAACAATGATGTGCCTCAAGATCCTGCTCAGAGAATACTAAATACCTTTCTCCAATATAGAAAAAAGTGGTTCCAG CCTAATCCACAAGCTCTTCAGGGCCTTTTGACTATGGGTTTCGGGGAAGAAGAATCCATCAATGCTCTGAGACTTAGtggcaacaaaaaaaaattagCG TGTGATGTGCTCCTTGGCACCCAATCTGTGGTGCCAGATGACCAGGGGCTTGATCGAGAATCGCCTATTATTTCGGCTATCCTTTCGTCACCTGTGATCCAGCTGGCACTGCCCAAGCCCAAAACTCTTTTAG cACTGATGATGTGGTATGACAGTCCCACTCATCCCAGCATGTGGCTTAGTGACCCAGACACCCACCCATTTGTGAGTCAGGTCATTCGTATCTACCATGCCGAGAAGCACAGCCTCAATCAGAGTCGCTTGCCCCCACCAGCAGCTTCCTCTGCCACCTCCACTGACTCATCAACATCTAATTCTTCAACAGTGTCCTCTTCATCAGCTGAGCCTGGTATCTTACGAAACTTAAACCGTCCTGGAGTAACTAGTGTTCCTGGAGCTGGTGTGACCTCTTCATATGGATTCTCTGTAAGAAGTAGTGAAGGTCAGCCCCATCCccagttttcctcttctctgaCACCTGGCCAATTCCCTCAGATTTTTATTACTGTGCGAAATAATAGTGGCAGTGGCGCTGAACAGTCTCCAAGCCTATCTAACTGGTTCTCCAACTCGGCCCTCCATCGCTCCTCTGCCCCTCGGACCACCCCCTCAGCATTAAATCCCTCTCAGGTTGCCAGAATCAATCCTGAAGAGCCAATGTCACACTCAGGGTCACCTGTTAGGGGCTCAGTGCCAAGCCGAGTAGGGCCAGAGGTGCCTAATGGAGTTAGCATGAACTTAGTGGAGCCAAATTCTGTGTACAACATGAGTGTAGAGCAACAGTCAGCTGCTGATGTTGAGATGGAAGACTCGCTAGCTGATTCACAAGCCATGGACACTCAGTAA
- the LOC127004633 gene encoding ubiquitin-associated domain-containing protein 1-like isoform X1, producing the protein MLGWLKKRARGSIQARYISCLLRRDLGEADMFVAEPVQALLSHSLKLVVLNSEGRDYSLEVPADMTVEQVKKMAVGHFFNPLEAVGGDDRTSIEGCKSGGGGRSFRLVLVREARPLMEANSIQLEQLQDNDELLLVERREAPATTDSAPEDPAEVPTMAKISAVTANLPKGNYIHDIDGTHHSDDFQVELRRILVTMIEASVRLISADPDSEDIFNQILEKLERRHRPHVDRNALRQLTEMGFPEAKATKALQIRRNVMEAMEWLLEQGSMEEVEGDCIFGNARSDTGGSNSSLAATAVSTDASSTTTTTTTTLTTATSADSTSSPTNLTHINNDVPQDPAQRILNTFLQYRKKWFQPNPQALQGLLTMGFGEEESINALRLSGNKKKLACDVLLGTQSVVPDDQGLDRESPIISAILSSPVIQLALPKPKTLLALMMWYDSPTHPSMWLSDPDTHPFVSQVIRIYHAEKHSLNQSRLPPPAASSATSTDSSTSNSSTVSSSSAEPGILRNLNRPGVTSVPGAGVTSSYGFSVRSSEGQPHPQFSSSLTPGQFPQIFITVRNNSGSGAEQSPSLSNWFSNSALHRSSAPRTTPSALNPSQVARINPEEPMSHSGSPVRGSVPSRVGPEVPNGVSMNLVEPNSVYNMSVEQQSAADVEMEDSLADSQAMDTQ; encoded by the exons CTGGTGGTGCTGAACAGTGAGGGCCGTGACTATTCCTTGGAAGTTCCAGCAGACATGACAGTGGAACAGGTGAAGAAAATGGCAGTGGGTCACTTCTTCAACCCTCTGGAGGCAGTAGGAGGGGACGACCGAACATCCATTGAAGGCTGCAAGTCAGGAGGTGGGGGCCGCTCCTTCCGCCTGGTGCTGGTGCGGGAAGCAAGGCCCCTCATGGAAGCAAACTCCATTCAACTGGAGCAACTCCAGGATAATG ATGAACTGCTGTTGGTGGAGCGCCGTGAGGCACCAGCCACAACTGACTCAGCACCAGAGGACCCAGCGGAGGTTCCCACCATGGCCAAGATAAGTGCTGTGACTGCCAATCTACCTAAGGGGAACTACATTCATGATATTGATGGTACTCACCACTCAGATGAT TTTCAGGTTGAGCTCAGGCGCATCCTGGTGACTATGATAGAAGCCTCAGTACGCCTCATTAGTGCTGACCCCGATTCCGAAGACATCTTCAATCAAATCCTGGAGAAGCTGGAGCGTCGTCACCGCCCTCATGTAGATCGCAATGCTCTACGTCAGCTTACAGAAATGGGATTCCCTGAAGCCAAGGCCACCAAAGCTCTCCAGATCAGAAG AAATGTTATGGAAGCAATGGAATGGCTTTTGGAACAAGGGAGcatggaagaagtagaaggagactGTATATTTGGGAATGCCAGGAGTGATACTGGTGGCTCCAATTCAAGTTTGGCAGCAACAGCAGTCTCCACCGATgcttccagcaccaccaccaccactaccaccacacttACCACTGCCACCTCAGCTGACTCAACCTCTAGTCCCACCAACCTCACTCACATAAACAATGATGTGCCTCAAGATCCTGCTCAGAGAATACTAAATACCTTTCTCCAATATAGAAAAAAGTGGTTCCAG CCTAATCCACAAGCTCTTCAGGGCCTTTTGACTATGGGTTTCGGGGAAGAAGAATCCATCAATGCTCTGAGACTTAGtggcaacaaaaaaaaattagCG TGTGATGTGCTCCTTGGCACCCAATCTGTGGTGCCAGATGACCAGGGGCTTGATCGAGAATCGCCTATTATTTCGGCTATCCTTTCGTCACCTGTGATCCAGCTGGCACTGCCCAAGCCCAAAACTCTTTTAG cACTGATGATGTGGTATGACAGTCCCACTCATCCCAGCATGTGGCTTAGTGACCCAGACACCCACCCATTTGTGAGTCAGGTCATTCGTATCTACCATGCCGAGAAGCACAGCCTCAATCAGAGTCGCTTGCCCCCACCAGCAGCTTCCTCTGCCACCTCCACTGACTCATCAACATCTAATTCTTCAACAGTGTCCTCTTCATCAGCTGAGCCTGGTATCTTACGAAACTTAAACCGTCCTGGAGTAACTAGTGTTCCTGGAGCTGGTGTGACCTCTTCATATGGATTCTCTGTAAGAAGTAGTGAAGGTCAGCCCCATCCccagttttcctcttctctgaCACCTGGCCAATTCCCTCAGATTTTTATTACTGTGCGAAATAATAGTGGCAGTGGCGCTGAACAGTCTCCAAGCCTATCTAACTGGTTCTCCAACTCGGCCCTCCATCGCTCCTCTGCCCCTCGGACCACCCCCTCAGCATTAAATCCCTCTCAGGTTGCCAGAATCAATCCTGAAGAGCCAATGTCACACTCAGGGTCACCTGTTAGGGGCTCAGTGCCAAGCCGAGTAGGGCCAGAGGTGCCTAATGGAGTTAGCATGAACTTAGTGGAGCCAAATTCTGTGTACAACATGAGTGTAGAGCAACAGTCAGCTGCTGATGTTGAGATGGAAGACTCGCTAGCTGATTCACAAGCCATGGACACTCAGTAA